In one window of Oncorhynchus clarkii lewisi isolate Uvic-CL-2024 unplaced genomic scaffold, UVic_Ocla_1.0 unplaced_contig_1477_pilon_pilon, whole genome shotgun sequence DNA:
- the LOC139395365 gene encoding serine/threonine-protein phosphatase 2A 55 kDa regulatory subunit B gamma isoform-like, translating to MGEDTESSKVNHNFLRDYVTEADVISTVEFNHTGDLLATGDKGGRVVVFQRETVVGHKPKGELEQVGETGESGEYNVYSTFQSHEPDFDYLKSLEIEEKINRIRWLPQQNAAHFLLSTNDKTIKLWKVSERDKQPEGYNLKDEEGRVKDISTVTSLQVPVLRPTDLMVEVRPRRVFSNGHTYHVNSISVNSDGETYLSADDLRINMWHLGITDRSFNIVDIKPANMEELTEVITAAEFHPHHCHLFVYSSSKGSLRLCDMRASALCDKHTKLFEEPEDPGSRSFFSEIVSSVSDVKFSHNGRYLLTRDYLTAKVWDLHMEKGPVETYQVHDYLRTKLCSLYENDCIFDKFECVWNSSDSVIMTGAYNSFFRMFDRETGRGVTLEAWRETSKPRAVLRTRRIYTGGKRRRGDVGVDSLDFTKKILHMAWHPEENIIAIASTNNLYIFQDRVSPDTQGPDLGSNTI from the exons ATGGGGGAGGACACCGAGAGCTCCAAAGTCAACCACAACTTCCTGCGAGACTATGTCACCGAAG ctGATGTAATCTCTACAGTGGAGTTCAACCACACAGGAGATCTGCTGGCTACGGGGGACAAGGGAGGCAGAGTCGTCGTCTTCCAGAGAGAGACCGTGGTTGGTCACAag cctAAAGGGGAGTTGGAGCAGGTGGGGGAGACGGGTGAGTCGGGGGAGTATAATGTGTACAGTACCTTCCAGAGCCACGAGCCTGACTTTGACTACCTGAAGAGCCTGGAGATCGAGGAGAAGATCAACAGGATACGATGGCTGCCTCAACAGAACGCCGCCCACTTCCTGCTCTCCACCAACG ataagACCATCAAGCTGTGGAAGGTGAGTGAGCGAGACAAGCAACCGGAGGGCTACAACCTGAAAGATGAGGAGGGCAGGGTGAAGGATATCTCTACAGTCACATCActacag GTTCCTGTGTTGAGACCTACAGACCTGATGGTGGAGGTACGTCCTAGGAGGGTGTTCTCCAATGGGCATACCTACCATGTTAACTCCATATCGGTCAACAGTGACGGAGAGACCTACCTGTCAGCTGATGACCTGAGGATCAACATGTGGCATCTGGGGATCACAGACCGCAGCTTCA ACATAGTGGACATCAAGCCAGCCAACATGGAGGAGCTAACAGAGGTGATAACAGCAGCAGAGTTTCATCCTCACCACTGTCACCTGTTTGTCTACAGTAGCAGTAAAGGATCTCTACGTCTCTGTGACATGAGGGCCTCGGCACTTTGCGACAAACACACCAAAC tCTTTGAGGAACCAGAGGACCCAGGAAGTCGTTCATTCTTCTCTGAGATCGTGTCGTCGGTGTCGGATGTGAAGTTCAGTCACAACGGGCGGTACCTGCTGACCAGGGATTACCTGACGGCCAAGGTGTGGGACTTACACATGGAGAAAGGCCCCGTCGAAACCTACCAG gttCATGACTACCTGAGGACTAAGCTGTGCTCTCTGTACGAGAACGACTGTATATTTGACAAGTTCGAGTGTGTCTGGAACAGCTCCGACAG tgtGATAATGACTGGGGCGTACAACAGCTTCTTCCGGATGTTTGACAGGGAGACGGGGCGGGGCGTGACCCTGGAG GCGTGGCGAGAGACCAGTAAGCCTCGAGCTGTACTGCGGACGCGACGGATCTACACCGGGGGCAAACGTCGTCGCGGCGACGTGGGGGTGGACAGTCTGGACTTCACTAAGAAGATCCTCCACATGGCCTGGCACCCCGAGGAGAACATCATCGCCATAGCCTCCACCAACAACCTCTACATCTTCCAGGACCGGGTCAGCCCCGACACACAGggtccagacctgggttcaaataccatTTAG